A genome region from Deinococcus betulae includes the following:
- the purS gene encoding phosphoribosylformylglycinamidine synthase subunit PurS, whose amino-acid sequence MSTYKAKVFVTLKPSILDPQGRTVERALSHLDHGNVAGVRVGKYIELTLTGTREAAEAQLKDITENVLSNPVMEDARWELEEA is encoded by the coding sequence ATGTCCACCTACAAAGCCAAAGTGTTCGTGACCCTCAAGCCCAGCATCCTTGACCCCCAGGGCCGCACCGTAGAGCGCGCCCTGTCGCACCTGGACCACGGCAACGTGGCCGGGGTGCGCGTGGGCAAGTACATCGAATTGACCCTGACCGGCACCCGCGAGGCCGCCGAAGCGCAGCTGAAAGACATCACCGAAAATGTGCTGAGTAACCCCGTCATGGAAGACGCCCGCTGGGAGCTGGAGGAGGCGTGA
- the purQ gene encoding phosphoribosylformylglycinamidine synthase subunit PurQ produces the protein MNTAVIQFPGSNCDGDALHAAQLLLDERSQFVWHTEAQLPQGTDLVFLPGGFSYGDHLRSGAIAARSPIMEAVKAHAERGGFVLGVCNGFQVLTESGLLPGALSRNRELHFMCRPVHLRVENTGTAFTRAYAQGQVIEIPIAHGEGNYYADPDTIAQLEDEGRVVFRYVDNPNGSLNDIAGIVNARGNVLGMMPHPERAVEALLGSEDGRGLFESLTAALAAR, from the coding sequence GTGAACACCGCCGTTATCCAGTTCCCAGGGTCCAACTGCGACGGCGACGCCCTGCACGCCGCGCAGCTGCTGCTGGACGAACGCAGCCAGTTTGTCTGGCACACCGAGGCGCAGCTGCCCCAGGGCACCGACCTCGTGTTTTTGCCCGGCGGCTTTTCTTACGGCGACCACCTGCGAAGCGGCGCGATTGCCGCTCGCAGCCCGATTATGGAAGCGGTGAAAGCCCACGCCGAGCGCGGCGGCTTTGTGCTGGGCGTGTGCAACGGCTTTCAGGTGCTGACCGAATCGGGCCTGCTCCCCGGTGCCCTGAGCCGCAACCGCGAGCTGCACTTTATGTGCAGGCCCGTGCATCTGCGCGTGGAAAACACGGGCACGGCGTTTACCCGTGCCTATGCCCAGGGTCAGGTCATCGAAATTCCGATTGCCCACGGCGAGGGCAACTACTACGCAGACCCAGACACCATTGCCCAGCTGGAAGATGAGGGGCGCGTGGTGTTCCGCTACGTGGACAACCCCAACGGGTCGCTGAATGACATTGCCGGCATCGTGAACGCGCGCGGCAACGTGCTGGGCATGATGCCGCACCCCGAACGCGCCGTGGAAGCCCTGCTGGGCAGCGAAGACGGCCGGGGCTTGTTCGAGAGCCTGACGGCCGCGCTGGCTGCGCGATAA
- a CDS encoding DR2241 family protein codes for MRSLVLIGHGSHLNGESAGAVYRYAELLRGRGLFDEVIEGYWKEEPSLRQVLKTTASTDITVIPMFISEGYFTETVIPREMGLGHQGPVPEGGVARVIGGRTVRYTLPYGVHPAMTDVILARAHEALPDASPQDTALIVLGHGTTRNENSSRVIYQNADRLRASGHFAEVHALFLDEDPKVGTWPGVVKAPRVVVVPFFASEGWHTLETIPEDMGLTGTVTAFPDHPHGPQQVFYAKPVGTHAAVADVVLHLAEEARGAGGQGDHERGHEAAWQTFLERARAGLRVGEVLLTPELGVFELRHMLDEGLPGGELVTLVTPEGVRDRTRVTDGGDHRPVHTLRTLPRGWRAVLNEADLRRAVHYLYPAVVEETYAHSCHALRHTPWATTARRQTGIYAKVQKATPAQVEHVAQEVCSGCLRTRLWAGERLTFTFLDGVPGGLPCAEACTFLVAEVREEVSGKRGAGHGHGH; via the coding sequence ATGCGCTCACTGGTGCTGATTGGTCACGGCTCTCACCTGAACGGAGAATCGGCGGGCGCGGTGTACCGCTACGCGGAGTTGCTGCGCGGGCGCGGCCTGTTCGATGAAGTCATTGAGGGCTACTGGAAGGAAGAACCCTCGCTGCGGCAGGTGCTGAAAACCACGGCCAGCACGGACATCACGGTGATCCCCATGTTTATCTCTGAGGGGTACTTTACCGAGACCGTGATTCCGCGCGAGATGGGCCTGGGCCACCAGGGGCCGGTGCCTGAAGGAGGCGTGGCGCGCGTGATCGGCGGGCGCACCGTGCGCTACACGCTGCCTTACGGCGTTCACCCGGCCATGACCGACGTGATTCTGGCCCGCGCCCACGAGGCCCTGCCCGACGCCAGCCCGCAGGACACCGCCCTGATTGTGCTGGGCCACGGCACCACCCGCAATGAGAACAGCAGCCGCGTGATCTACCAGAACGCCGACCGCCTGAGAGCCAGCGGCCACTTTGCCGAGGTACACGCCCTGTTTCTGGACGAGGACCCGAAGGTGGGCACCTGGCCGGGCGTGGTGAAGGCCCCGCGCGTCGTGGTCGTGCCCTTTTTCGCCTCGGAAGGCTGGCATACCCTGGAAACCATTCCCGAGGATATGGGCCTGACCGGCACCGTCACGGCCTTTCCCGACCACCCGCACGGCCCGCAGCAGGTGTTTTACGCCAAGCCGGTGGGCACCCACGCGGCGGTGGCCGACGTGGTGCTGCACCTGGCCGAAGAGGCGCGCGGCGCAGGCGGCCAGGGCGACCACGAACGCGGGCACGAGGCGGCGTGGCAGACCTTTCTGGAGCGGGCGCGGGCGGGCCTGCGTGTAGGGGAGGTGCTGCTGACCCCCGAACTGGGCGTCTTCGAGCTGCGGCACATGCTCGACGAGGGGCTGCCTGGCGGCGAGCTGGTGACCCTGGTGACGCCCGAGGGGGTGCGTGACCGGACGCGCGTGACGGACGGCGGCGACCACCGCCCGGTGCATACCCTGCGCACCCTGCCGCGCGGCTGGCGCGCCGTGCTGAACGAAGCCGACCTGCGCCGCGCCGTGCATTACCTGTATCCGGCCGTCGTGGAAGAGACGTACGCCCATTCCTGCCACGCGCTGCGGCATACGCCCTGGGCCACCACCGCGCGGCGCCAGACCGGCATTTACGCCAAGGTGCAAAAGGCCACGCCTGCCCAGGTCGAACATGTGGCGCAGGAGGTCTGTAGCGGCTGCCTGCGCACCCGCCTGTGGGCCGGCGAGCGCCTGACCTTCACCTTCCTGGACGGGGTGCCGGGCGGCCTGCCCTGCGCCGAGGCCTGCACCTTTCTGGTGGCCGAGGTGCGTGAAGAAGTCAGCGGCAAGCGCGGCGCCGGGCACGGGCACGGGCACTAG
- a CDS encoding class I SAM-dependent methyltransferase yields the protein MTPGPSPLAHAWAFDELRTAGPEHLDAGQVAAYDARAQFDPAPDIDVLKALGLSRQDTVLDMGAGTGTFAVAAAPLCRQVLLVEPSRAMLDAAAEKLRAAALDNVRLIKGSFLSLQVASPVEFIFCRNALHHLPDFWKVQALRRLRAALKPGGVLRLKDIAFSFAPAQTEASLSQWLEAAAHYPPGSYTADMLATHIREEFSTFTWLLEPMLERSGFCIEQAEYSSSGVFAAYICRAA from the coding sequence ATGACGCCTGGCCCCTCCCCCCTTGCCCACGCCTGGGCGTTTGACGAACTGCGCACCGCTGGCCCCGAACATCTGGACGCCGGCCAGGTGGCGGCCTACGACGCGCGCGCCCAGTTCGACCCGGCGCCCGACATCGACGTTCTAAAAGCCCTGGGCCTCTCCCGGCAGGACACGGTGCTGGACATGGGGGCGGGCACAGGCACTTTCGCGGTGGCCGCGGCGCCCCTGTGCCGGCAGGTGCTGCTGGTCGAGCCTTCACGCGCCATGCTGGACGCGGCCGCCGAAAAGCTCAGGGCCGCCGCCCTGGACAACGTCAGGCTGATCAAAGGCAGCTTTCTGAGTCTTCAGGTGGCGTCGCCCGTGGAGTTCATCTTCTGCCGCAACGCCCTGCACCATCTGCCGGATTTCTGGAAGGTGCAGGCCCTGCGGCGGCTGCGCGCAGCCCTGAAGCCAGGCGGCGTGCTGCGCCTGAAAGACATCGCCTTTTCCTTTGCTCCTGCCCAGACCGAGGCCAGTCTCTCGCAGTGGCTGGAAGCGGCCGCGCACTATCCGCCCGGCAGCTACACCGCCGACATGCTGGCCACCCACATCCGGGAAGAATTCAGCACCTTTACCTGGCTGCTGGAACCCATGCTGGAACGCAGCGGCTTTTGCATTGAGCAGGCCGAGTACAGTTCGTCCGGCGTCTTTGCCGCCTACATCTGCCGCGCCGCCTGA
- the purC gene encoding phosphoribosylaminoimidazolesuccinocarboxamide synthase, producing the protein MTTRGALKYEGKAKRVYATDTAEEYVVEYKDDATAFNGVKKAQIGGKGAVNNAITAHLFPQLEAAGIPTHFLAQLSETEQRVRAVTIIPVEVIVRNVAAGSFSKRLGIEEGTALARPVVEFCYKSDALGDPLINTDTAVALGWTTPGELDRIRELALKVQAFLVPYFAARGVKLIDFKLEFGRTADGTVILADEISPDTCRFWDAQTGEKLDKDRFRRDLGGVEDAYNEMLRRVMAPAGT; encoded by the coding sequence ATGACCACCAGAGGCGCACTGAAGTATGAGGGCAAGGCCAAGCGCGTGTACGCCACCGACACTGCCGAGGAGTATGTGGTGGAGTACAAGGATGACGCCACCGCCTTTAACGGCGTGAAAAAGGCCCAGATTGGCGGCAAGGGCGCGGTGAACAACGCCATCACGGCCCACCTCTTTCCGCAGCTGGAAGCGGCTGGGATTCCGACGCACTTTCTGGCGCAGCTCTCTGAGACCGAGCAGCGCGTGCGGGCTGTGACCATCATTCCGGTGGAGGTCATCGTGCGGAACGTGGCGGCCGGGTCGTTCAGCAAACGCCTGGGCATCGAGGAAGGGACGGCCCTGGCGCGTCCCGTGGTGGAGTTCTGCTACAAGAGTGACGCTCTGGGCGACCCCCTCATCAATACGGACACTGCCGTGGCCCTGGGCTGGACCACCCCCGGAGAACTGGACCGCATCCGCGAACTGGCGCTGAAGGTGCAGGCCTTCCTGGTGCCGTATTTCGCGGCGCGCGGCGTAAAGCTGATTGATTTCAAGCTGGAATTCGGCCGGACCGCCGACGGCACCGTCATCCTGGCCGACGAAATCAGCCCGGACACCTGCCGCTTCTGGGACGCCCAGACGGGCGAGAAGCTCGACAAAGACCGCTTCCGCCGCGACCTGGGCGGCGTGGAAGACGCCTACAACGAGATGCTGCGCCGCGTGATGGCGCCCGCCGGCACCTGA